The bacterium (Candidatus Blackallbacteria) CG13_big_fil_rev_8_21_14_2_50_49_14 genome includes a window with the following:
- a CDS encoding transcriptional regulator, translating into MSRIVAIVNPQSEAGKTAKAWPDILARLEARIGPLESRLTQARGHATALAREALAQGADWLICVGGDGTLNEVINGMFENDQPLNPEAQLSLIMRGTGGDFRKSLGLENTLEAYLEALATAPVRQIDLGKVTLKNEATQEFSRYFVNLGSFGMGGDVVHRIENTPWLKQMGGTPGFMLASLQSLSQFKPQRVRLQIDETLDWQIKILQVAVANGTTHGGGMRVAPLAELNDGWFDLVILTGIGPFEAALTFPRVYQGTHLSAPAVRHLRCRQLVAEALGKEPVWIEIDGETPGKLPAHFELLPGLLRLKG; encoded by the coding sequence GTGAGCCGGATTGTTGCGATCGTCAACCCCCAGTCTGAGGCGGGCAAAACCGCCAAGGCCTGGCCTGATATTCTGGCCCGCTTGGAAGCACGGATTGGCCCGCTGGAAAGCCGCCTGACCCAAGCCCGGGGCCATGCCACAGCGCTGGCCCGCGAAGCCCTGGCCCAAGGCGCGGATTGGCTGATTTGCGTGGGCGGAGATGGCACCCTGAATGAGGTCATCAATGGCATGTTCGAAAACGATCAGCCCCTCAACCCTGAAGCCCAGCTTTCCTTGATCATGCGCGGCACGGGGGGAGATTTTCGCAAATCCCTGGGCCTTGAAAATACCCTCGAGGCCTATCTCGAAGCCCTGGCCACAGCCCCTGTGCGCCAAATCGATTTGGGCAAAGTCACGCTTAAAAACGAAGCAACCCAAGAATTCAGCCGCTATTTTGTCAATCTTGGCAGTTTTGGCATGGGCGGGGATGTGGTGCATCGGATTGAAAATACCCCCTGGCTCAAGCAAATGGGGGGCACCCCCGGTTTTATGCTGGCCAGCCTGCAAAGCTTGAGCCAGTTCAAACCCCAGCGCGTGCGCCTGCAAATTGACGAAACCCTCGACTGGCAAATCAAAATCCTACAGGTTGCGGTGGCCAATGGCACCACCCATGGCGGTGGAATGCGCGTCGCGCCCTTGGCTGAGCTGAATGATGGCTGGTTTGATTTGGTGATTTTAACCGGCATCGGCCCCTTTGAGGCCGCCCTGACCTTTCCCCGCGTTTACCAGGGCACCCATCTCAGTGCCCCGGCCGTACGCCATTTGCGCTGCCGCCAGCTGGTGGCTGAAGCCCTGGGCAAGGAACCGGTCTGGATTGAAATAGACGGCGAAACCCCTGGCAAACTGCCCGCCCACTTTGAACTGCTGCCGGGCCTGCTCCGGCTGAAAGGCTGA
- a CDS encoding glycerol-3-phosphate dehydrogenase yields MKRNLAQMATETYDLLIIGGGITGACIAWDAALRGLKTALVEKSDFSGATSSAPSKLVHGGLRYLKNLEFGLVRESLRERRYLEQIAPHQVDPLPFLLPAYRQSQNSPPILLAGMTLYELLSYDKRWLQDPDKQLPSFHPLSRKETLRRVPQLTPEGLISGLLYYDCLMHSPERLTLDFLQAASEAGADLANYAEVTGFEREGKSLTGVTLQDRIGGENLSLKSKVIVNASGPWADLLLGLMEEEPARHLLRSKGIHIITRAIAPLDQALTLTNEQGEHLFIIPWRGYSLIGTTDRQFEGHPDQFKVTSEDIDELIEKTNRMYPAAALTRTDVRYFYGGLRPIVEKETKVKVDSYKASRKHEVYDHEEEGIHGLISVIGGKYTTARHLAEQVVDKVYHQLKQPKAPCPTIQAQISGGKIERYQDFVSAQQSKWCLYRPELIAHLCRSYGARVDKVLEVGKTAPGLLDPLSPDLQEVGAEILYAVREEMAQTLADAVFRRTGLGTLGDPGTAALEKAADLMAQELGWDSEKRASELARVKARFVLPEAETAAQASA; encoded by the coding sequence ATGAAACGCAATCTCGCCCAAATGGCGACGGAAACCTATGACCTGTTAATTATCGGTGGCGGTATTACAGGGGCCTGTATCGCCTGGGATGCCGCCCTGCGCGGTCTGAAAACAGCCCTGGTAGAGAAAAGCGATTTTTCGGGTGCCACCAGTTCAGCCCCCTCTAAACTGGTACATGGCGGCCTGCGCTATCTGAAAAACCTGGAATTTGGGCTGGTACGGGAATCTTTGCGCGAACGCCGCTATTTAGAACAAATCGCACCGCACCAGGTCGACCCCTTGCCTTTTTTGCTGCCCGCCTATCGCCAAAGCCAGAACAGCCCCCCCATTCTGCTCGCCGGTATGACCCTCTATGAGCTGCTTTCCTATGATAAACGCTGGCTGCAAGACCCCGATAAACAACTGCCCTCTTTTCACCCGCTCAGCCGCAAAGAAACCCTGCGCCGTGTGCCCCAACTCACGCCTGAGGGTCTGATCAGCGGGCTGCTCTATTACGATTGCCTGATGCACTCCCCTGAACGCCTGACGCTTGATTTTCTGCAAGCGGCCAGTGAAGCAGGAGCAGATTTGGCCAATTACGCCGAAGTAACGGGGTTTGAGCGCGAGGGAAAAAGCCTGACCGGTGTCACTCTCCAGGATCGCATCGGCGGCGAAAATCTCAGCCTGAAAAGCAAGGTGATCGTCAATGCCTCTGGCCCGTGGGCCGATTTGCTGCTGGGGTTGATGGAAGAAGAACCAGCCCGCCATCTGCTGCGCTCCAAAGGCATTCATATCATCACCCGAGCGATTGCGCCTCTGGATCAGGCCCTGACCCTGACCAACGAACAGGGTGAACACCTGTTTATTATTCCCTGGCGTGGCTATTCTTTGATTGGCACCACCGATCGCCAGTTTGAAGGGCACCCCGACCAGTTCAAGGTCACCAGCGAAGATATTGATGAACTAATTGAAAAAACCAACCGCATGTATCCAGCCGCCGCCCTGACCCGTACCGATGTGCGCTATTTTTATGGCGGTTTGCGTCCGATTGTCGAAAAAGAGACCAAGGTCAAGGTCGACAGTTACAAAGCCTCACGCAAGCATGAGGTCTATGACCACGAAGAGGAAGGGATTCACGGCCTGATCTCTGTAATTGGCGGCAAATACACCACCGCCCGCCACCTCGCCGAACAGGTGGTGGACAAGGTTTATCACCAGCTCAAACAACCCAAAGCACCTTGCCCCACGATTCAGGCCCAAATCAGCGGCGGAAAAATCGAACGCTACCAGGATTTTGTCAGTGCACAACAGAGCAAATGGTGCCTTTACCGCCCTGAGCTGATTGCCCACCTCTGCCGCAGCTATGGCGCACGGGTCGATAAGGTGCTGGAAGTTGGGAAAACGGCTCCCGGCCTGCTTGACCCCCTTTCCCCCGATTTACAGGAAGTGGGCGCTGAAATTCTCTATGCCGTGCGCGAAGAAATGGCACAAACCTTAGCCGATGCTGTTTTCAGACGTACCGGACTGGGCACCCTGGGGGATCCTGGTACCGCAGCGCTTGAAAAAGCAGCGGATCTGATGGCCCAGGAATTGGGCTGGGATTCTGAAAAACGCGCCAGTGAACTGGCACGGGTCAAAGCCCGCTTTGTCCTGCCGGAAGCAGAAACAGCGGCCCAGGCTTCCGCGTGA
- a CDS encoding branched-chain amino acid aminotransferase translates to MKAVNGNLVLLKPLCPPLLPRLLPQPNPKEFLPMQAPFAVIKGQTLPLNQALVPVNDRSFLFGDSLYEVVSTYQGKPYFTRDHLQRLRATAAGIYFDLPWEDAWFENEIRTGLNQMPGQEAYVRIVVSRGSGDFNIDIDTVETEPFCVTIFKPSLPMNPRFRAQGFSLAVPETRRNSPRSLNPAFKTGNYLNNILCLKEAKDQGADDALILDLEGHITELTTSNFFIVRQGEIWTAPLDVGILDGITRRYLIQVARELGLTVHEKRFGLEEVLSADEAFVSSTLKGAMPVWKVNGQVIHEGYGEINRAVDDAYWQYVEAHLDSY, encoded by the coding sequence ATGAAAGCGGTGAATGGAAATTTGGTTTTACTGAAACCTTTATGCCCACCACTTCTCCCTCGGCTTCTCCCTCAGCCCAACCCTAAGGAGTTTCTGCCTATGCAAGCCCCCTTTGCCGTGATCAAGGGTCAAACCCTGCCTTTGAACCAAGCTCTGGTTCCTGTCAATGACCGCAGTTTTCTGTTTGGCGACTCGCTCTACGAGGTGGTCTCAACCTATCAGGGCAAGCCTTATTTTACCCGTGATCATCTTCAGCGTTTGCGGGCGACAGCTGCTGGGATTTATTTTGATTTGCCCTGGGAGGATGCCTGGTTTGAAAATGAGATTCGCACAGGTCTGAACCAAATGCCAGGGCAGGAAGCCTATGTCCGTATCGTGGTCTCTCGGGGCAGTGGTGATTTCAATATCGACATCGATACAGTGGAGACAGAGCCCTTCTGTGTCACAATTTTTAAGCCCTCCTTGCCCATGAATCCCCGTTTCCGCGCTCAGGGTTTTAGCCTGGCTGTACCCGAAACCCGGCGCAACAGTCCGCGCAGTTTAAATCCGGCTTTTAAAACTGGCAATTATCTCAACAATATTCTCTGTTTGAAAGAAGCCAAAGATCAGGGGGCAGATGATGCTCTGATTCTCGATCTGGAAGGCCATATCACGGAGTTGACGACTTCCAATTTCTTTATTGTGCGCCAGGGTGAAATCTGGACAGCCCCCTTGGATGTAGGCATTCTCGATGGTATTACCCGCCGCTATCTGATTCAGGTTGCCCGCGAATTGGGCCTGACCGTGCATGAAAAGCGTTTTGGTCTTGAAGAGGTTCTCAGTGCGGATGAAGCCTTTGTTTCCAGCACCTTAAAAGGGGCTATGCCGGTTTGGAAAGTCAATGGTCAGGTGATTCACGAGGGCTATGGTGAAATCAACCGTGCTGTGGATGATGCCTATTGGCAATATGTTGAAGCCCATCTGGACAGCTATTAG
- a CDS encoding tetracycline resistance MFS efflux pump, giving the protein MKNTRKAGVLFIFITLFLDILGIGLIVPLLPELVTHFFGNSISEGARYYGILLVSYSLMQFFFAPFLGALSDRFGRRPVLLISSLGSAVDYLVMAFAPNYIWLLAARMVSGITGANITVGTAYLADVTPPEKRAQSFGLLGAAFGLGFILGPAMGGLLGQTSLSLPFLVAAGLTLLNFLYGLLILPESLVPEHRSVFEWKKANPLGAFKLLTRTPVLLNLSLIYLLANLAQRSIESTWVLFTKYRFAWTPMQNGLSLAAVGVCAALVQGGLIRRLIPKWGERKAIVIGTGVGILTFLLFAWAPFGWTIYVIIVFNSLLGIAGPAAQGVVSRQVSPSEQGALQGALASLGTLTRIIGPLVATSLFGYFTDAKAPARIDGISFILGAVLLTASLFVTLNLYRKYGSELEKPAEEPVSNQEMESALA; this is encoded by the coding sequence ATGAAAAATACGCGCAAAGCCGGCGTTCTGTTTATCTTTATTACCCTCTTTCTGGATATTCTGGGAATTGGGCTGATTGTTCCTCTTTTGCCTGAATTGGTAACCCATTTCTTTGGCAATAGTATTTCAGAAGGCGCGCGTTATTATGGCATTCTGCTGGTTTCTTATTCGTTGATGCAGTTTTTCTTTGCGCCTTTTTTAGGGGCTTTGTCCGATCGCTTTGGCCGTCGCCCCGTGCTCTTGATTTCAAGCTTGGGCTCGGCGGTTGATTATCTGGTTATGGCCTTTGCCCCCAATTATATCTGGCTTTTGGCAGCCCGTATGGTTTCAGGCATTACCGGTGCGAATATTACCGTGGGCACCGCCTATCTGGCAGATGTCACCCCTCCCGAAAAACGGGCACAAAGCTTTGGGCTTCTGGGCGCAGCCTTTGGGCTGGGCTTTATTCTGGGGCCTGCCATGGGCGGCCTTTTGGGGCAAACCTCGCTCTCTCTTCCTTTCTTGGTGGCAGCTGGTTTGACCCTGTTGAATTTTCTCTACGGCCTTTTGATTCTGCCCGAGTCGCTTGTGCCGGAGCACCGCTCTGTTTTTGAATGGAAAAAAGCCAATCCCTTGGGCGCTTTTAAACTTTTAACCCGTACACCTGTTTTATTGAACCTTTCCTTGATTTATCTTTTGGCCAATTTGGCTCAGCGCAGCATTGAAAGTACCTGGGTATTGTTTACCAAATACCGTTTTGCCTGGACACCGATGCAAAATGGTTTGTCTTTGGCTGCCGTTGGGGTCTGTGCCGCTTTGGTTCAGGGCGGGCTCATCCGACGTTTGATTCCCAAGTGGGGGGAACGCAAGGCGATTGTGATTGGCACTGGGGTTGGGATTCTGACCTTTCTGCTCTTTGCCTGGGCCCCTTTTGGCTGGACGATTTACGTGATTATTGTCTTTAACAGTTTATTGGGAATCGCAGGGCCTGCTGCTCAAGGCGTGGTTTCCCGGCAGGTCAGCCCCAGTGAACAGGGGGCTTTGCAAGGTGCTTTGGCCAGCTTGGGAACCTTGACCCGGATTATTGGGCCCTTGGTGGCGACTTCCTTGTTTGGCTATTTTACCGATGCCAAAGCCCCGGCTCGTATCGATGGTATTTCGTTCATTCTGGGAGCCGTTTTGCTGACCGCCTCTCTGTTTGTGACCCTCAACCTCTACCGCAAATATGGTTCAGAGCTGGAAAAACCAGCTGAAGAACCTGTTTCCAACCAAGAAATGGAATCTGCGTTGGCTTGA